One region of Solanum pennellii chromosome 6, SPENNV200 genomic DNA includes:
- the LOC107022317 gene encoding EIN3-binding F-box protein 1-like — MSSENGVFFAASYPTSRQSSLFLSRRQNRNVNFPPRKRICVTTSSENFEQRNHPSIEILLDECLFKVFKHLPSGKERSVCACVSKRWLTLLSSIRKDKIPESNGIEGKGSLVRSLVGREATDVRLAAIAVGASNYKGLAKLSIGGDNPCHGVSDGGLKAIARCCPTLRDLSLSNMAFVGDEGLSEIADGCHLLEKLYLFQCPKITDNSLLDIAKNCTHMTSLTIDSCIKIGNEAPKAVGKYCPKLKVVILKNCPLIGDRGIEDLFMSAGNILTEVELQALHISDISIKIISQHGTALTSLDFGELRRVVVRDFWVMGIGQCLHKLKSLSISACSGVNDLGLHVICKACPNLKLFCVRKSFVLSDNGLVACVKALVSLQHLRLEECHLITQAGFFGILLNCGKKLKTFSLVKCFGVNDLTNAIPSKAPCCNSLVSLTIRNCPGVGNATIAIISRLCHRLTHIKLIGLLSITDEGLFPLVKNCAANLVAVNLSGCVNITDISVSYIVNKSGRSLKYLLVDGCKNVTDATLVEIWNSCWTLNVLDVSKCGITDSGITTLSSAIQLQLQILSLSGCPLVSDNSLPFLLDLAQNLQGLNIQHCPNISSKTVDALVEMNPRCDILS, encoded by the exons ATGTCTTCAG AAAATGGTGTTTTCTTCGCAGCTTCATATCCAACTTCAAGACAATCATCTCTTTTTTTATCACGTAGGCAAAATAGGAATGTAAATTTTCCTCCTAGGAAGAGGATTTGTGTTACTACATCTTCTGAAAATTTTGAGCAGCGGAATCATCCTTCCATTGAAATCCTACTTGATGAATGCCTCTTTAAGGTATTCAAACATCTTCCCAGTGGAAAAGAGCGAAGTGTATGTGCTTGTGTTTCCAAGCGTTGGCTTACACTTTTAAGCAGCATTCGCAAGGATAAGATTCCAGAATCTAATGGCATAGAAGGTAAGGGGTCTCTTGTCAGGTCCCTTGTTGGTAGGGAGGCCACTGATGTCAGACTTGCTGCTATTGCCGTTGGAGCTTCAAATTATAAAGGTTTGGCAAAGTTATCTATTGGGGGTGACAATCCTTGTCATGGTGTGAGTGATGGTGGTCTTAAGGCTATAGCTCGATGTTGCCCTACTCTGAGAGATCTTTCCTTGTCGAATATGGCTTTTGTTGGTGATGAAGGCTTATCTGAGATTGCTGATGGGTGCCATCTGTTAGAGAAGCTTTATCTTTTCCAATGCCCAAAAATTACCGATAATTCTTTGTTGGACATTGCAAAGAACTGTACTCACATGACCTCCTTGACCATTGATTCTTGTATTAAGATTGGAAATGAGGCTCCCAAAGCGGTGGgcaaatattgtccaaaactgAAGGTCGTCATATTGAAGAATTGTCCTCTCATTGGGGATCGAGGAATTGAAGATCTCTTTATGTCAGCGGGTAATATTTTAACAGAAGTAGAGCTCCAGGCACTACACATTAGCGACAtttctataaaaattatttcacaaCATGGAACTGCGCTGACAAGTCTAGATTTTGGTGAACTTCGAAGAGTAGTAGTGAGGGATTTCTGGGTCATGGGCATTGGTCAATGTCTGCATAAGCTGAAGTCCCTTTCAATAAGTGCTTGCAGTGGAGTCAATGATTTGGGTCTTCATGTTATCTGTAAAGCTTGCCCAAATTTGAAGCTATTTTGTGTTCGAAAAAGTTTCGTCCTGTCAGATAATGGATTGGTTGCTTGTGTCAAAGCTTTAGTATCACTTCAACATCTTCGATTAGAGGAATGCCACTTGATTACCCAGGCTGGATTTTTTGGTATACTTTTGAACTGTGGTAAGAAGCTGAAGACTTTTTCCTTAGTGAAGTGTTTCGGTGTGAATGACTTAACCAATGCAATTCCTTCAAAGGCTCCTTGTTGTAACTCACTGGTATCATTGACTATTCGCAATTGTCCTGGAGTAGGCAATGCTACCATTGCTATAATAAGTAGACTATGTCATAGACTGACTCATATAAAGTTGATTGGGCTACTTTCTATAACTGACGAGGGGCTGTTCCCTCTAGTTAAAAATTGTGCAGCTAATTTGGTGGCGGTGAATCTAAGCGGGTGTGTCAATATTACAGACATATCAGTTTCATATATAGTTAATAAGAGTGGGAGATCATTGAAGTATTTGCTCGTAGATGGCTGCAAAAATGTTACTGATGCAACATTAGTAGAAATCTGGAACTCATGTTGGACGCTTAATGTACTCGATGTTTCCAAGTGTGGAATCACCGATTCGGGGATTACAACTTTGTCTAGTGCTATACAGCTTCAATTGCAGATCCTCTCACTGTCTGGTTGCCCTTTGGTGTCAGACAATAGCTTACCCTTCTTGCTCGATTTGGCTCAGAACCTTCAGGGCTTGAACATACAGCACTGTCCCAACATCAGCTCTAAAACTGTTGATGCACTTGTAGAGATGAATCCAAGATGTGATATACTTTCCTAA
- the LOC107021387 gene encoding uncharacterized protein LOC107021387: MELLKMIHPTTHSLIQFNKPNSVSDLKLNTCLSVSKQNKKRAFSHRVSSSLSLSNSCGGVVKEDHKTEGVLSGKIGEWMNESVVDIVKNLKQAPLLVEIYSEDGKGGVRIKTERAVEEDWPIKKSEWEKRSPDGLIFVGELGGEDEKLVEEEGEGITKAWGVVVQGKGMECSPACYLLKTSRVGAGIGMGLFCTHFCLAKVQNFRDTALMQFQNSWLLQ; this comes from the coding sequence ATGGAATTGTTAAAGATGATTCACCCTACAACTCATTCATTGATTCAATTTAACAAACCCAATTCCGTTTCTGATTTGAAATTGAACACTTGTCTCTCCGTTTCTAAGCAGAATAAGAAAAGGGCGTTTTCTCATCGTGTTTCGTCTTCTCTGTCTTTATCAAATTCATGCGGCGGAGTTGTGAAAGAGGATCACAAAACGGAAGGTGTACTATCGGGGAAGATTGGTGAATGGATGAATGAATCCGTGGTGGATATTGTGAAGAACTTGAAACAAGCGCCGTTGTTGGTTGAGATTTACAGCGAGGATGGAAAAGGAGGAGTGAGAATCAAGACGGAGAGAGCGGTGGAGGAAGACTGGCCGATTAAGAAAAGTGAATGGGAGAAGAGATCACCAGATGGGCTTATCTTCGTTGGAGAACTTGGAGGTGAGGATGAGAAACTTGTAGaggaagaaggagaagggaTAACAAAGGCATGGGGAGTAGTTGTACAAGGGAAAGGAATGGAATGTTCACCAGCTTGTTATTTGTTGAAAACCAGTAGAGTTGGTGCTGGAATTGGGATGGGATTGTTTTGCACACATTTTTGTTTAGCTAAAGTACAGAATTTTAGGGACACTGCTCTCATGCAGTTTCAAAATTCTTGGTTGTTGCAATGA
- the LOC107021360 gene encoding RING-H2 finger protein ATL74-like isoform X2 yields MEVYHRPYRLLVDPHPVIPPISKPLPHHGYSNEANFDTNMVIILAALLCALICALGLNSIVRCALRCSRRFAFESETARLAATGLKKSTLRQLPLSVYGSGVTIPATDCPICLGEFVDGEKVRVLPKCHHGFHVKCIDIWLALHSSCPTCRQSLLEQNTTAAAAAGDVETGLSQPTPPPPAPATRAVAAEEMSMVRWRSCYYGQLVM; encoded by the exons ATGGAGGTTTATCATCGTCCTTATAGGCTACTTGTTGATCCACATCCTGTAATTCCACCAATAAGCAAACCCTTACCTCACCATGGTTACTCAAACGAAGCGAATTTCGATACAAACATGGTGATTATATTAGCTGCTCTGCTTTGTGCATTAATATGTGCTCTTGGATTGAATTCCATTGTGAGATGTGCGTTACGTTGCAGTAGGAGATTTGCTTTCGAGTCAGAAACTGCGAGATTAGCTGCAACAGGGCTGAAAAAGAGCACACTCAGGCAACTTCCTCTCTCTGTTTATGGATCAGGAGTTACTATTCCGGCTACTGATTGTCCCATTTGCCTCGGAGAATTCGTTGATGGTGAAAAAGTGAGAGTTTTGCCTAAATGTCACCATGGATTTCATGTCAAGTGTATAGATATTTGGTTGGCTTTACATTCTTCATGTCCAACATGCCGACAATCGTTGCTGGAACAGAACACAAcggcagcagcagcagcagggGATGTTGAAACTGGATTGAGCCAACCAACTCCTCCTCCTCCTGCTCCTGCTACTCGTGCTGTTGCTGCTGAGGAG ATGTCAATGGTAAGATGGAGGTCTTGTTACTATGGCCAGCTAGTCATGTAG
- the LOC107021360 gene encoding RING-H2 finger protein ATL74-like isoform X1: MEVYHRPYRLLVDPHPVIPPISKPLPHHGYSNEANFDTNMVIILAALLCALICALGLNSIVRCALRCSRRFAFESETARLAATGLKKSTLRQLPLSVYGSGVTIPATDCPICLGEFVDGEKVRVLPKCHHGFHVKCIDIWLALHSSCPTCRQSLLEQNTTAAAAAGDVETGLSQPTPPPPAPATRAVAAEELRCQMSMVRWRSCYYGQLVM, from the exons ATGGAGGTTTATCATCGTCCTTATAGGCTACTTGTTGATCCACATCCTGTAATTCCACCAATAAGCAAACCCTTACCTCACCATGGTTACTCAAACGAAGCGAATTTCGATACAAACATGGTGATTATATTAGCTGCTCTGCTTTGTGCATTAATATGTGCTCTTGGATTGAATTCCATTGTGAGATGTGCGTTACGTTGCAGTAGGAGATTTGCTTTCGAGTCAGAAACTGCGAGATTAGCTGCAACAGGGCTGAAAAAGAGCACACTCAGGCAACTTCCTCTCTCTGTTTATGGATCAGGAGTTACTATTCCGGCTACTGATTGTCCCATTTGCCTCGGAGAATTCGTTGATGGTGAAAAAGTGAGAGTTTTGCCTAAATGTCACCATGGATTTCATGTCAAGTGTATAGATATTTGGTTGGCTTTACATTCTTCATGTCCAACATGCCGACAATCGTTGCTGGAACAGAACACAAcggcagcagcagcagcagggGATGTTGAAACTGGATTGAGCCAACCAACTCCTCCTCCTCCTGCTCCTGCTACTCGTGCTGTTGCTGCTGAGGAG TTGCGTTGTCAGATGTCAATGGTAAGATGGAGGTCTTGTTACTATGGCCAGCTAGTCATGTAG
- the LOC107021360 gene encoding RING-H2 finger protein ATL74-like isoform X3: MEVYHRPYRLLVDPHPVIPPISKPLPHHGYSNEANFDTNMVIILAALLCALICALGLNSIVRCALRCSRRFAFESETARLAATGLKKSTLRQLPLSVYGSGVTIPATDCPICLGEFVDGEKVRVLPKCHHGFHVKCIDIWLALHSSCPTCRQSLLEQNTTAAAAAGDVETGLSQPTPPPPAPATRAVAAEEVG; this comes from the coding sequence ATGGAGGTTTATCATCGTCCTTATAGGCTACTTGTTGATCCACATCCTGTAATTCCACCAATAAGCAAACCCTTACCTCACCATGGTTACTCAAACGAAGCGAATTTCGATACAAACATGGTGATTATATTAGCTGCTCTGCTTTGTGCATTAATATGTGCTCTTGGATTGAATTCCATTGTGAGATGTGCGTTACGTTGCAGTAGGAGATTTGCTTTCGAGTCAGAAACTGCGAGATTAGCTGCAACAGGGCTGAAAAAGAGCACACTCAGGCAACTTCCTCTCTCTGTTTATGGATCAGGAGTTACTATTCCGGCTACTGATTGTCCCATTTGCCTCGGAGAATTCGTTGATGGTGAAAAAGTGAGAGTTTTGCCTAAATGTCACCATGGATTTCATGTCAAGTGTATAGATATTTGGTTGGCTTTACATTCTTCATGTCCAACATGCCGACAATCGTTGCTGGAACAGAACACAAcggcagcagcagcagcagggGATGTTGAAACTGGATTGAGCCAACCAACTCCTCCTCCTCCTGCTCCTGCTACTCGTGCTGTTGCTGCTGAGGAGGTTGGTTAA